TTGAGATTCAGCCGTAGTTGCTGAAGGTAAATTCACCGGTAAACCTTCGGAACGAATTAAGGAAATACTAGATATGATAAAGAATGCTAAAATTGAGAAAATAGCATCAATCATTGGTACTATATTAATCTCTCCTTGTACATCAGGCTCTTCAGGTATTCGCATAGGTTTTTTCTTCCTCTTTTCTTTCATAAAAACGACGATACAAAAGTTCTAATTGTCCACCATATTCCTGAATTAAGGCAATTTGGCGTAAATAAAAAGAACGAAATACATTAGCAAATATTAATGTGACAATGGCAACAACTAAACCCATAACGGTAGAAACTAAGGCTTCACTGATACCCCCAGTAACTCCTGCCGTGTTTGTGCCTGTGGCATTGCCTAAATCAAGGGACGAAAAAGATTCCATTAACCCTAAAATTGTACCAAGTAATCCCAAGAGGGGCGCTATGGTAATCACCGTTTGAAAAAAAGTATTAAATCTCTTTAATAAAGGTAACTCTGCCTGAGTCGCTGTTTCTAATGCTAAACGAAACTCAATAGCATTAGCACTTTCTAATTCTAAGGATTCTAGGAAGATTCTAGCCATAGGTAAATCGATATTCTTACGCAATTTATGAATTGCTGTGACAGAATCAGACCGATAAATTTTTAAGACTTCTTTCACTAAGACTCTTTCTCTTGACTTAATTCTTCCCCAAAACCAAAAGCGTTCGAGGATTAGGGCAATGGTGATAACAGAAAAAAGCAATAGAGGTATTGATACTACTCCCCCCGCTTGTAATATTTCAATAGTTGACATTAATTTTCTAATTTATTTTAAACTACTTGCAAATAATTATTAATTACTTTAAGATTTTAATATAACAAAAATAAAGTATTAAGGCAAATATTCATCCAATCCCAAAAATAACTTTTTTTTTCACCGTCTTTCGGGCTTCTAGCCCAACTCACCTTCCTATTCTAGTAAATTAATTAATCATGACTTATTCAGTAACTTGTATTGAACAGCGTCAACAAGAAGCCGATAAAACTCGTAAACTTATTACTATGGGGGTAATTGGTTCAATCGCTATTCATGGAGTTGTTTTGACGGCTCTAAATTCCATAGAAAAACCTTTGACAGATTTGACAGAAGAAAGTAAACCCATTGAATTTATTATCGTTAAAGAGCCTGAAATTAAAAAACCTGAAATAAAAGAGCCTGAAATAAAGCCCGAAGTCAAACCTAAACCTAAGCAGGAATTAACAGAAGTAAAACCTCCTCAACCTCAGAAAGTGGAAACATCCCCTTCCTTTGCGAAAACCGAGATTATTCCCCCAGCGCCCTCCACCCCTGAAATAGCGCCCTCCACCCCTGAAATAGCGCCCTCCACCCCTGAAATAGCGCCGGAAGTAAACCCCACAGTGGCAAATAACCCCAGAGAAATTAGGGAGACAATACCACAACCAACTATCACACCGACACCGCAACCACAGATAACGGCGCAAAATCCAGCGCCCATCACCCCACCCCAACAAATTTTAACCAGTAATACTATGGCGAGAAATAATACTCCCCGTGCCATTAATCCAGTGGAAAATAGTAATAATTCCCTGCGCAGTAACTTTACCTCTCCCACAAGGGTAGAAAATAACCATAGTAGCCAACCGACAAATATTGCCCGTATCGCCGAAAATAGCCCCGTTTCCAGTGGCAGACTATCACGCCCTAGCGGTAAAACTCCCAATGCCATCAGTAACAGCAAGACTCAAGGAGAAAGCATCAGCAATTTAAAAAATAGCCTCAATCGTAGTAGTAGCAATACCAATAACGCACCCAGCACAGTGACAGGTATTCCTAATAATATCGCCAAAACCAGCCAATCAGTGCCACAGCGCCCTCAACCGAAACCGACACCTCCTCCACAAAGCATCAAATGTATTAGTAACTGCAATCCCTCTTATCCTGCCGTTTTAGCAGGGGTGGAAGGCAAAACCACCGTCAAAGTTAATCTTGATAATAGCGGTAATGTCGCCGGGGTAAGCGTAGTCAATCCTCACAGTAACGGCGAAGTGAATCGACAAGCCTTATTAGCGGCGCAAAAAATGCGTTTTTCCTCTCCGGGTGTCAATAATGCTTCTGTGCAAGTAAGTATTAATTTTACCGTTGCTGGTTCTGATTTTGATCGCATCGCTAGGGAAAAACAAAAAGAAAAGGAAACACAGGCTAGATTAGAACAAGATAAAGAGCGTCAAGAAAGACAAGCACAATTAGAAAAAGAAAGACTAGAAAGACAAAGACAATTAGAAAAAGAACGTCAAGAAAGGGAAGCTCAAGCTAAAATTGAGAGGGAAAAAAGGGCTGAAGAATTACGACAACAACAGCTAGAAAAAGAGCGTCAAGAAAGAGAAAATCAAATCCCTACACCAGAGCCAGTATTACCTTCACCTGAAGTAAATAGTTCTAGTTTAGAAAATTAATGGCTTTCTTACTATGAGAAATTCTTGGCTATTATAGGAAAAAAAAGATGGAAAAGATAATCATTAAATAATAATTTTTTCACTTTTAACTTTGATTTTACTTAAATAATTTAACAAATAAAATATACTATTAAAAATGAATAAAAAGACTTTAATTACTACTTCATTATTAGGTTTATTTTGGGGACATCAATTATTAATAAATAACCCTGTATTTGCTAATACTATTACTTTGCCAGACGGGGGAAAATGTGAAGGTAGTATTACCGGGGGAAATATTAACGGGGAGGCAAAATGCACTTTCAGTAATGGCGACACCTACGAAGGAAATTTTGTTGATGGTGAAAAGCAAGGAAAAGGAAAATATACTTTTGTTAGTGGTGGCTACTACGAGGGCGAGTTTCAAAATGATCAATTTCAGGGCTTAGGTATAAGAATTTTTCCTGATGGTGATAAATATGAGGGAGAATTTCAACAGGGCAAACCCGCAGGAAAAGGAGTTTATACTTCTACCGATGGCAGTGCATACGAGGGCAATTTTGTCAATGGTTCACCACAAGGGGAGGGAAAATTTACCTATAGTAACGGTGACACTTGCTCTGGCATGGTAACAGACGGTAAAATTGAGGGTGAGGGCATTTGTACTTATAAAAGTGGGGATCGGTATGAAGGGCGCTTGGTTAATGGCCAACCCCAAGGGCAGGGTATTTATACTTTTGCTGATGGCGGTAGTTACCGAGGTACTTTTGAATCTGGGAGTATGACAGGTAAAGGGGCGCGCGCCTATGTCAATGGCGATAGTTATGAGGGGCAAATCAAAGCAGGTATTCCTAATGGTGAGGGAATTTATAAATTTAGTGATGGAGGAGTATATGAGGGCAATTTTGATAATGGTAAACAGGTAGGCAAAGGAGTTTATAAATTTGCCAATGGTAATCGTTATGATGGAGACTTTGTCAATGGGCAATTTGAGGGTAAAGGTACTTTTACTTTTGCCAATGGGGATGTTTGTCAAGGCACTTTTAAGAATAATCAGTTAAACGGTGATGTGATTTGTGATTATGCTAATGGTGATACATATAAAGGACAATTTGTCAATGGTCAAAAAAATGGTCAGGGGATTTATACTTTTGCTGATGGTACAGTTATTGATGGTAACTGGCGAGATGATCAACCCCTATGAATTAAGGGTGTTGGTTAATTTAAACAGGAAATACCTTTAATTACAAAAAGTATCTTAGTCTGTAAAGATTATCAGTATTCTCTCTTCCCCATTTTCTATCAACACTAAAAATCATAGCTTAATTCACCAACGCCTTTTTTTCCAATGGCTGAGGCATAATACTGAAGTGTTTACAGCTTACAAACGGAGTTTAGGCTTTATTTGGGCTTAGTTTTTGTTTAAGTACCGTTAAACCATGTAGTAAATCTCGCTCAAACCCAGCGCCCTCCACCCCACTCTAAAACCTTTTACTTTTTACTTAAAAAGCGCCCTCCACCTTTACTAAATATTATCAAAAAAATTAAAATCAAGTAAAATATAGAAAGTAAAATAATTGACTTTATTGAAATATCGTGACTAAACTTTTACAAGAAGCTATAGATAAAATTCAACAACTCACACCCGAAAAACAAGAGATTAAAACCGCCGATGATGATCAATCTAGCACCCTAGATATTCTTAAAGAATCTGGATTAATCGGCTGTATCAGTGCAGAAGCAAACCTTTCTAATAATTATAAATCTGTTATAAAAGAAGGATTAGAGTCCAATATAAGATCAAACCAACTATTAAGACTTTCCAACTGCTGAGGAGGTTTCAGCGCCCCTAACCCTCGTACAATCACTTTATTTTTAGCATAAACAAAACGAGAACGGAGATGAGCAGGAATTTTCTCCATAATAATATTCCATGCCGGTTCTTGCATGGGTGTTTCTAATACCAAATTTTGCTTACCTTCCATGCGAATGCGCGAAAAACCGAGGGATTTTCCCTTCTGTTTCAACCGCGCTATTGCCAAGAGGAGGTGTGCTGGGGGAGGAATTTCCCCGTA
This genomic stretch from Cyanobacterium sp. T60_A2020_053 harbors:
- a CDS encoding TonB family protein yields the protein MTYSVTCIEQRQQEADKTRKLITMGVIGSIAIHGVVLTALNSIEKPLTDLTEESKPIEFIIVKEPEIKKPEIKEPEIKPEVKPKPKQELTEVKPPQPQKVETSPSFAKTEIIPPAPSTPEIAPSTPEIAPSTPEIAPEVNPTVANNPREIRETIPQPTITPTPQPQITAQNPAPITPPQQILTSNTMARNNTPRAINPVENSNNSLRSNFTSPTRVENNHSSQPTNIARIAENSPVSSGRLSRPSGKTPNAISNSKTQGESISNLKNSLNRSSSNTNNAPSTVTGIPNNIAKTSQSVPQRPQPKPTPPPQSIKCISNCNPSYPAVLAGVEGKTTVKVNLDNSGNVAGVSVVNPHSNGEVNRQALLAAQKMRFSSPGVNNASVQVSINFTVAGSDFDRIAREKQKEKETQARLEQDKERQERQAQLEKERLERQRQLEKERQEREAQAKIEREKRAEELRQQQLEKERQERENQIPTPEPVLPSPEVNSSSLEN
- a CDS encoding MotA/TolQ/ExbB proton channel family protein; this translates as MSTIEILQAGGVVSIPLLLFSVITIALILERFWFWGRIKSRERVLVKEVLKIYRSDSVTAIHKLRKNIDLPMARIFLESLELESANAIEFRLALETATQAELPLLKRFNTFFQTVITIAPLLGLLGTILGLMESFSSLDLGNATGTNTAGVTGGISEALVSTVMGLVVAIVTLIFANVFRSFYLRQIALIQEYGGQLELLYRRFYERKEEEKTYANT